The window AATGTTCTTTTTCCCTTACCGTCCAAGCCGTAGCGCATAATAATAATGTCTTTCTCTCTTTCGTTCAGTGAAGATGCAATGGTTTTTTTCAGCTGTTCAATGACGGACTCAAGTATAATTTTATCTTCAATACTTTCTTCTTCTATATTCAAGAGATCTATTACTTCAATACTTTTTTCTTCGCCTACAGGTACATTTAATGATTCAATTTTTAATTTTGCTTGTTCTGATGAGCGCAATTCCGCTTCACTTAAGCCCGTGAGTTCTTCAAGTTCCTTCATCGTAGAAGTTGCTTTGTGTTCTTGTAGATATTTGGCTTTTGCTGCCGCTATCTTGCTTTGTTTTGCTTTTATCTTTATAGGTATCTTAATCAGCGTTCCCTGTTCGGCTAATGTTTTGATGATTGCTTGCTTTATCCACCATACGGCATAGGATATAAACCTTATGTCTCTTTCCGGGTCAAACTTCTTTGCGGCTTGAATAAGTCCCAAATTCCCTTCATTTATCAAATCTAATAGCGACACGCCGTAGTGCCTATACTTGCGTGCTACACTGATTACAAATCTCAGGTTTGCTTTAACCAATTTTTCTAATGCTTCCTGGTCACCTTTTTGTATTTTTCTTCCTAACTCTTTTTCCTCTTCTGATGTAAGCAGAGGAATATCTTTTATACTGTTAAAGTATGCTCGCAGACTTTCTTCATCATCATGTCTTGAATCTGTCATAAAAATTCTCCTTTAGAATTTTTATGACCAAATCTGCGATTTGTATCACAAAAACTTTCTTTGGAGGTTTTTAGGCCCAAATCTGCGATTTGTGTCATATTTGTTCCTTTGTAGTTTTCCATCGCGTTCCTTCTTTTGTATCTTCCAGTGTAATACCCATTTTTAATAATTCTTCCCTTAATTTGTCTGCTTTTTTGAAATTACCTTTCTTTCTCTCTTCTTCCCTCTGTTTTATCTTTTGTTCAATGAGATTTACATCTACATTTACATTTGTCATTTCCGCATCAATGCCCATTGTAATGTCCAAAGGTTTTTCCATTAATATTTTTCCCTTAAACCATTCTTCTACTGATTCATTCATAATGCCCAGTATCTCTCTAATGGAATTTCTTATATCAATAAATGCTTTCAAATATTTTTTGTCGGGTTTTTCATTTTCATTTTCGCATTTATCTAAGTATTTGTTGATTTCCCTAATTAAAACAAATATTTCTCCGAAGGCTTTCGGAGTGTTAAAATCTTTGTCCAAAATGTCTATAAAAGACTTGTTAAATTTGGTTAGTGCCCCTTCTAATTCTTTATCTTTTAACCCATTTGATGGATTTTTCAAATTTTCTTCTACTCTCCATAGAAGCATATACAATTTATTCAATGCTTCTTTCGCCATCTCTATCCCTTGCAGGCTAAAATCTATAGGATTGCGATAGTGTGTAAGAAGAAGAAACATTCTCAATATTTCACCCCGGTATTTTTTTAAAATATCTCTAATAGTAAAGAAATTCCCTAAGGATTTTGACATCTTTTCCTTGTTTATCTTTACGAATGCATTGTGTATCCAATGTCTTACAAATGTTTTTCCGGTGAGCGCCTCCGATTGAGCAATCTCATTTTCGTGGTGGGGAAAGATGAGATCTTCTCCTCCACCGTGAATGTCAATAGTTTCTCCCAAGTAGTGCATACACATTGTGGAACACTCAATATGCCAGCCTGGTCTGCCACCTCCCCACGGACTTTCCCATTCAGGTTCTCCTTCCTTTGATTTTTTCCACAGCGCAAAATCCAGTGGATTTCTCTTTTTCTCCGAAGGTTCAATCCTGGCTCCTACTTTTAATTCCTCTATTTTTTTGTGAGAGAGTTTGCCATAATCTCTGAATTTGCCTACAGAAAAATAGACATCTCCCTCCGATACATAAGCGTAATCTTTTTCTATCAATTTTTTTATAAAATCCACCATATCTTTTATGTGTTCTGATGCCTTAGGTTCAAAAGTAGGTTTTTTTACATATAATGCTTCCATGTCAGTGTAGTATTCTTTTATGAATTGTTGAGAGATATCTTGCCAGCTTCTTCCCTCTTTATTTGCCCTGTTTATGATCTTGTCATCTACATCGGTGAAGTTCTTCACAAAGATTACATCATATCCCTTATACAGAAGATACCTATAGATAACATCAAACACCACGGATGCCCTGGCATGTCCCACATGACAAAAATCGTAGGCAGTTATACCACATACATACATCTTTACCTTGTTGTCATACAGAGGGTGAAAAGGTATATAATCTCTCTTCATCGTATCATATACGTATAACATAGCATCTCCTCTAAAAATGTTGCAATTTTCCAACAGCTTTCCTACAATCATATCAAGTTATGCAGAAATTGCAAAGGAAGTTATGTTTAAAGATTTAAAAGATTATTTGAATACATTGGAAAAGAGAGGGGAATTAAAGAAGATAAAGGAAGAGGTAGATCCTGTATTGGAAATGGGCCATATTGCAGATAGAATTGCAAAACAAAAAGGACCTGCCCTCTTGTTTGAGAATGTAAAAGGCAGTGATATTCCTGTGGCAATGAACCTATTTGGTACCGAACAGAGAACGGC is drawn from Deltaproteobacteria bacterium and contains these coding sequences:
- the cysS gene encoding cysteine--tRNA ligase is translated as MLYVYDTMKRDYIPFHPLYDNKVKMYVCGITAYDFCHVGHARASVVFDVIYRYLLYKGYDVIFVKNFTDVDDKIINRANKEGRSWQDISQQFIKEYYTDMEALYVKKPTFEPKASEHIKDMVDFIKKLIEKDYAYVSEGDVYFSVGKFRDYGKLSHKKIEELKVGARIEPSEKKRNPLDFALWKKSKEGEPEWESPWGGGRPGWHIECSTMCMHYLGETIDIHGGGEDLIFPHHENEIAQSEALTGKTFVRHWIHNAFVKINKEKMSKSLGNFFTIRDILKKYRGEILRMFLLLTHYRNPIDFSLQGIEMAKEALNKLYMLLWRVEENLKNPSNGLKDKELEGALTKFNKSFIDILDKDFNTPKAFGEIFVLIREINKYLDKCENENEKPDKKYLKAFIDIRNSIREILGIMNESVEEWFKGKILMEKPLDITMGIDAEMTNVNVDVNLIEQKIKQREEERKKGNFKKADKLREELLKMGITLEDTKEGTRWKTTKEQI
- a CDS encoding RNA polymerase sigma factor RpoD/SigA gives rise to the protein MTDSRHDDEESLRAYFNSIKDIPLLTSEEEKELGRKIQKGDQEALEKLVKANLRFVISVARKYRHYGVSLLDLINEGNLGLIQAAKKFDPERDIRFISYAVWWIKQAIIKTLAEQGTLIKIPIKIKAKQSKIAAAKAKYLQEHKATSTMKELEELTGLSEAELRSSEQAKLKIESLNVPVGEEKSIEVIDLLNIEEESIEDKIILESVIEQLKKTIASSLNEREKDIIIMRYGLDGKGKRTLQEIGKKYNISKERVRQIENEIKKKLKEKLIKEE